In one Parambassis ranga chromosome 6, fParRan2.1, whole genome shotgun sequence genomic region, the following are encoded:
- the LOC114437126 gene encoding S-adenosylhomocysteine hydrolase-like protein 1 isoform X1, whose protein sequence is MAEKANQKRGPWEDLFLPDEYPDPHMENEGQLNEDTEGEKDLASCSPNLLQMLKAAETRWTPQSRDKAEASEAGAGKLVTEALKTDMQIRLTEEKQEFNKRPTKTGRRSLSRSISQSSTDSSACSESSEDESSPREKVQKTSRGLSDFCIKNIKQAEFGRREIEIAQQDMPALMLLRKRTGGEKPLTGAKVVGCTHITAQTAVLIETLSALGAQCRWAACNIFSTQNAVAAALVEGGISIYAWRGESEDDFWWCIDKCVCADAWQPNMILDDGGDLTHWIYKKYPSLFKRIKGIVEESVTGVYRLYQLSKAGRLCGPAMNVNDSVTKQKFDNLYCCKESILDGLKRTTDVMFGGKQVVVCGYGEVGKGCCAALKALGAIVYVTEVDPICALQACMDGFRVVKLSEMVQQVDMVITCTGNKNVVGREHLNRMKNGCIVCNMGHSNTEIDLTSLRTAELRWERVRPQVDHVIWPDGKRVILLAEGRLLNLSCSTVPSFVLSITATTQALALIELYNAPDGRYKQDVYLLPKKMDEYVASLHLPAFDAHLTELTDDQAKYLGISKHGPFKPNYYRY, encoded by the exons ATGGCAGAGAAAGCTAACCAGAAAAGAGGCCCCTGGGAGGACTTGTTTCTACCTGACGAATATCCTGACCCTCACATGGAGAATGAAGGCCAGCTGAATgaagacacagagggagagaaagaccTGGCAAGTTGCAGCCCAAATctgctgcagatgttaaaggCAGCAGAGACCAGGTGGACTCCTCAGAGTCGGGACAAGGCAGAGGCATCTGAGGCGGGGGCGGGAAAGCTGGTTACTGAAGCTCTGAAGACTGACATG CAAATACGGTTGACTGAGGAGAAGCAAGAATTCAACAAGCGTCCCACCAAGACAGGTCGCCGCTCTCTGTCTCGATCCATCTCACAGTCTTCTACAGACAGCTCAG CGTGCAGCGAAAGCTCCGAGGATGAGTCCTCTCCCAGGGAGAAGGTTCAGAAGACCTCCAGAGGCCTGTCTGACTTCTGCATCAAAAACATTAAACAGGCTGAGTTTGGACGCAGAGAAATAGAGATTGCACAGCAAG ACATGCCAGCACTGATGCTCCTGAGGAAAAGAACAGGTGGAGAGAAACCGCTGACTGGAGCTAAAGTGGTGGgctgcacacacatcacagctcaAACAGCG GTGTTGATTGAGACTCTGTCTGCGTTGGGGGCTCAGTGTCGCTGGGCAGCCTGTAACATCTTCTCCACTCAGAATGCTGTGGCTGCGGCTCTGGTTGAAGGAG GAATCTCTATCTATGCATGGAGAGGAGAGTCAGAGGACGACTTCTGGTGGTGTATCGACAAATGTGTCTGTGCGGATGCCTGGCAGCCCAACATG ATTCTGGATGATGGTGGCGACCTGACTCACTGGATCTATAAGAAGTATCCAAGCCTCTTCAAAAGGATCAAGGGGATTGTAGAGGAAAGTGTTACAGGCGTCTATCG gctATACCAGCTGTCAAAGGCGGGCAGACTGTGCGGTCCTGCAATGAATGTTAATGATTCTGTGACCAAGCAGAAATTTGACAACCTTTACTGCTGCAAGGAGTCCATACTGGATGG GTTGAAGAGAACcactgatgtcatgtttggAGGAAAGCAGGTGGTGGTGTGTGGATACGGGGAG GTCGGCAAAGGTTGCTGCGCTGCCCTGAAAGCATTGGGTGCCATCGTATATGTCACTGAAGTGGATCCCATTTGTGCCCTTCAGGCCTG cATGGACGGCTTCAGAGTGGTTAAACTGAGTGAAATGGTCCAACAGGTAGACATGGTCATCACCTGCACAG gTAATAAGAATGTGGTAGGGAGAGAACATCTGAACAGAATGAAAAATGGCTGCATAGTCTGCAACATGGGACACTCCAACACTGAGATAGATCTG ACGAGTCTCCGGACTGCAGAGCTGAGGTGGGAGCGTGTGAGGCCTCAGGTGGACCACGTCATCTGGCCTGATGGCAAGAGAGTCATCCTGCTGGCAGAG GGCCGTCTCCTGAACCTGAGCTGCTCCACTGTGCCCTCATTCGTTCTCTCCATCACAGCTACAACTCAG GCCTTGGCTCTCATAGAGCTCTACAACGCTCCAGATGGACGATACAAACAGGATGTCTACCTGCTGCCAAAAAAGATGG ATGAGTATGTggccagtcttcacctgccagCGTTTGACGCTCACCTCACAGAGCTGACTGATGATCAAGCCAAGTATCTGGGCATCAGTAAACACGGACCTTTCAAACCCAACTATTACAG GTATTAA
- the LOC114437126 gene encoding adenosylhomocysteinase 3-like isoform X3, which yields MENEGQLNEDTEGEKDLASCSPNLLQMLKAAETRWTPQSRDKAEASEAGAGKLVTEALKTDMQIRLTEEKQEFNKRPTKTGRRSLSRSISQSSTDSSGISIYAWRGESEDDFWWCIDKCVCADAWQPNMILDDGGDLTHWIYKKYPSLFKRIKGIVEESVTGVYRLYQLSKAGRLCGPAMNVNDSVTKQKFDNLYCCKESILDGLKRTTDVMFGGKQVVVCGYGEVGKGCCAALKALGAIVYVTEVDPICALQACMDGFRVVKLSEMVQQVDMVITCTGNKNVVGREHLNRMKNGCIVCNMGHSNTEIDLTSLRTAELRWERVRPQVDHVIWPDGKRVILLAEGRLLNLSCSTVPSFVLSITATTQALALIELYNAPDGRYKQDVYLLPKKMDEYVASLHLPAFDAHLTELTDDQAKYLGISKHGPFKPNYYRY from the exons ATGGAGAATGAAGGCCAGCTGAATgaagacacagagggagagaaagaccTGGCAAGTTGCAGCCCAAATctgctgcagatgttaaaggCAGCAGAGACCAGGTGGACTCCTCAGAGTCGGGACAAGGCAGAGGCATCTGAGGCGGGGGCGGGAAAGCTGGTTACTGAAGCTCTGAAGACTGACATG CAAATACGGTTGACTGAGGAGAAGCAAGAATTCAACAAGCGTCCCACCAAGACAGGTCGCCGCTCTCTGTCTCGATCCATCTCACAGTCTTCTACAGACAGCTCAG GAATCTCTATCTATGCATGGAGAGGAGAGTCAGAGGACGACTTCTGGTGGTGTATCGACAAATGTGTCTGTGCGGATGCCTGGCAGCCCAACATG ATTCTGGATGATGGTGGCGACCTGACTCACTGGATCTATAAGAAGTATCCAAGCCTCTTCAAAAGGATCAAGGGGATTGTAGAGGAAAGTGTTACAGGCGTCTATCG gctATACCAGCTGTCAAAGGCGGGCAGACTGTGCGGTCCTGCAATGAATGTTAATGATTCTGTGACCAAGCAGAAATTTGACAACCTTTACTGCTGCAAGGAGTCCATACTGGATGG GTTGAAGAGAACcactgatgtcatgtttggAGGAAAGCAGGTGGTGGTGTGTGGATACGGGGAG GTCGGCAAAGGTTGCTGCGCTGCCCTGAAAGCATTGGGTGCCATCGTATATGTCACTGAAGTGGATCCCATTTGTGCCCTTCAGGCCTG cATGGACGGCTTCAGAGTGGTTAAACTGAGTGAAATGGTCCAACAGGTAGACATGGTCATCACCTGCACAG gTAATAAGAATGTGGTAGGGAGAGAACATCTGAACAGAATGAAAAATGGCTGCATAGTCTGCAACATGGGACACTCCAACACTGAGATAGATCTG ACGAGTCTCCGGACTGCAGAGCTGAGGTGGGAGCGTGTGAGGCCTCAGGTGGACCACGTCATCTGGCCTGATGGCAAGAGAGTCATCCTGCTGGCAGAG GGCCGTCTCCTGAACCTGAGCTGCTCCACTGTGCCCTCATTCGTTCTCTCCATCACAGCTACAACTCAG GCCTTGGCTCTCATAGAGCTCTACAACGCTCCAGATGGACGATACAAACAGGATGTCTACCTGCTGCCAAAAAAGATGG ATGAGTATGTggccagtcttcacctgccagCGTTTGACGCTCACCTCACAGAGCTGACTGATGATCAAGCCAAGTATCTGGGCATCAGTAAACACGGACCTTTCAAACCCAACTATTACAG GTATTAA
- the LOC114437126 gene encoding S-adenosylhomocysteine hydrolase-like protein 1 isoform X2: protein MKKVYSLVNITKAKDQEAVQSICIKQIRLTEEKQEFNKRPTKTGRRSLSRSISQSSTDSSACSESSEDESSPREKVQKTSRGLSDFCIKNIKQAEFGRREIEIAQQDMPALMLLRKRTGGEKPLTGAKVVGCTHITAQTAVLIETLSALGAQCRWAACNIFSTQNAVAAALVEGGISIYAWRGESEDDFWWCIDKCVCADAWQPNMILDDGGDLTHWIYKKYPSLFKRIKGIVEESVTGVYRLYQLSKAGRLCGPAMNVNDSVTKQKFDNLYCCKESILDGLKRTTDVMFGGKQVVVCGYGEVGKGCCAALKALGAIVYVTEVDPICALQACMDGFRVVKLSEMVQQVDMVITCTGNKNVVGREHLNRMKNGCIVCNMGHSNTEIDLTSLRTAELRWERVRPQVDHVIWPDGKRVILLAEGRLLNLSCSTVPSFVLSITATTQALALIELYNAPDGRYKQDVYLLPKKMDEYVASLHLPAFDAHLTELTDDQAKYLGISKHGPFKPNYYRY, encoded by the exons ATGAAGAAGGTGTACAGTCTAGTGAACATAACTAAAGCTAAGGATCAGGAGGCTGTGCAGTCCATCTGTATCAAG CAAATACGGTTGACTGAGGAGAAGCAAGAATTCAACAAGCGTCCCACCAAGACAGGTCGCCGCTCTCTGTCTCGATCCATCTCACAGTCTTCTACAGACAGCTCAG CGTGCAGCGAAAGCTCCGAGGATGAGTCCTCTCCCAGGGAGAAGGTTCAGAAGACCTCCAGAGGCCTGTCTGACTTCTGCATCAAAAACATTAAACAGGCTGAGTTTGGACGCAGAGAAATAGAGATTGCACAGCAAG ACATGCCAGCACTGATGCTCCTGAGGAAAAGAACAGGTGGAGAGAAACCGCTGACTGGAGCTAAAGTGGTGGgctgcacacacatcacagctcaAACAGCG GTGTTGATTGAGACTCTGTCTGCGTTGGGGGCTCAGTGTCGCTGGGCAGCCTGTAACATCTTCTCCACTCAGAATGCTGTGGCTGCGGCTCTGGTTGAAGGAG GAATCTCTATCTATGCATGGAGAGGAGAGTCAGAGGACGACTTCTGGTGGTGTATCGACAAATGTGTCTGTGCGGATGCCTGGCAGCCCAACATG ATTCTGGATGATGGTGGCGACCTGACTCACTGGATCTATAAGAAGTATCCAAGCCTCTTCAAAAGGATCAAGGGGATTGTAGAGGAAAGTGTTACAGGCGTCTATCG gctATACCAGCTGTCAAAGGCGGGCAGACTGTGCGGTCCTGCAATGAATGTTAATGATTCTGTGACCAAGCAGAAATTTGACAACCTTTACTGCTGCAAGGAGTCCATACTGGATGG GTTGAAGAGAACcactgatgtcatgtttggAGGAAAGCAGGTGGTGGTGTGTGGATACGGGGAG GTCGGCAAAGGTTGCTGCGCTGCCCTGAAAGCATTGGGTGCCATCGTATATGTCACTGAAGTGGATCCCATTTGTGCCCTTCAGGCCTG cATGGACGGCTTCAGAGTGGTTAAACTGAGTGAAATGGTCCAACAGGTAGACATGGTCATCACCTGCACAG gTAATAAGAATGTGGTAGGGAGAGAACATCTGAACAGAATGAAAAATGGCTGCATAGTCTGCAACATGGGACACTCCAACACTGAGATAGATCTG ACGAGTCTCCGGACTGCAGAGCTGAGGTGGGAGCGTGTGAGGCCTCAGGTGGACCACGTCATCTGGCCTGATGGCAAGAGAGTCATCCTGCTGGCAGAG GGCCGTCTCCTGAACCTGAGCTGCTCCACTGTGCCCTCATTCGTTCTCTCCATCACAGCTACAACTCAG GCCTTGGCTCTCATAGAGCTCTACAACGCTCCAGATGGACGATACAAACAGGATGTCTACCTGCTGCCAAAAAAGATGG ATGAGTATGTggccagtcttcacctgccagCGTTTGACGCTCACCTCACAGAGCTGACTGATGATCAAGCCAAGTATCTGGGCATCAGTAAACACGGACCTTTCAAACCCAACTATTACAG GTATTAA